The following coding sequences are from one Nicotiana tomentosiformis chromosome 3, ASM39032v3, whole genome shotgun sequence window:
- the LOC104093344 gene encoding serine/threonine-protein kinase-like protein CCR4, with protein sequence MAILDQKTHLFFSLVLCFLISLSPISSLSTVAISKTSNQTLVCALISSSSFPQQSSLNCTSFPQGIQIPLNPSVSFSGIVGGNGFLCGLTSSYSSSTSIMVCWRFSHNGTNLSYKRIYLGPLITNLDSGNSHICGIVNNRLECWQWHEFNSSNTSLITSNLAVGEDFVCGLLASGQIQCLGSFRNVTDTIPSGNYSEIASGSQHACAISKNNSLECWGNMVGEKPIGQFKSLALGDNRSCALKINGTVVCWGETGFGLPSSLSEERFETLEAKQDIFCGIVTANYSLFCWGNDIFNSNPAVFNGVQVVPGPCTTSCPCARLPNYETFCGQGLMVCQHCDRPESGVNPPIVNGSGPSPPPLPPQPTPTPSQTSGRSGLWSRRNVTFLVVGCVGSLMMLSVLVILFFKYCKIRGCRVHDSGRLDEAGSPPQQGSQTSRVQDQQDTPQPPALEKRLSQLISIGNGGHLEEFSLQVLLQVTNNFSDEHKIGSGSFGSVYHATLEDGREVAIKRAEASASSSYAGGTKYRQEDKDNAFLNELEFLSRLNHKNLVRLLGYCEDNNERVLIFEYMNNGTLHDHLHRLESSPLMSWAGRIKVALDAARGIEYLHEYAVPAVIHRDIKSSNILLDATWNAKVSDFGLSLMGPQDDETHLSMRAAGTVGYMDPEYYRLQQLTTKSDVYSFGVMLLELLSGYKAIHKNENRVPRNVVDFVVPYIVQDEIHRVLDRRVPPPTPFEIESVAYVGYLAADCTTLEGRDRPTMTQVVNMLERALQACLATPILSRSNTDDSST encoded by the coding sequence ATGGCCATTCTTGATCAAAAAACtcaccttttcttttctttagttCTTTGCTTTCTCATTTCCCTTTCACCCATTTCTTCACTTTCAACTGTTGCCATTTCAAAAACTTCTAACCAAACATTAGTTTGTGCATTGATTTCCTCCTCCTCATTTCCTCAACAATCTTCCCTCAATTGTACTAGCTTTCCTCAGGGAATTCAAATCCCTTTGAATCCTTCAGTTTCCTTTTCTGGTATTGTAGGTGGAAATGGTTTCCTTTGTGGGTTGACCTCATCTTACTCCTCTTCTACTTCAATCATGGTGTGTTGGAGATTCTCACACAATGGCACCAACTTGTCTTACAAAAGGATTTATCTTGGTCCATTGATCACAAATCTTGATTCTGGAAATTCCCACATTTGTGGAATTGTCAATAATAGGCTTGAGTGTTGGCAGTGGCATGAATTTAATTCATCAAACACCAGCTTAATTACTTCAAATCTTGCTGTTGGAGAAGATTTTGTTTGTGGTTTGTTGGCATCTGGTCAAATCCAATGTTTAGGAAGCTTCAGAAATGTCACTGATACTATTCCCTCAGGGAATTACAGTGAAATTGCATCTGGTTCTCAACATGCTTGTGCTATTTCCAAGAATAATAGTTTGGAATGTTGGGGAAATATGGTAGGAGAAAAACCTATTGGCCAATTCAAATCACTTGCTTTAGGTGATAATAGGAGTTGTGCTTTGAAGATTAATGGGACAGTCGTTTGCTGGGGAGAAACTGGTTTTGGTCTCCCTTCATCTTTGAGTGAGGAACGTTTTGAAACATTGGAAGCAAAACAGGACATTTTCTGTGGTATTGTGACCGCAAATTATTCATTGTTTTGTTGGGGTAATGACATTTTCAATTCAAATCCAGCAGTCTTTAATGGTGTACAAGTAGTTCCGGGACCATGTACTACTTCATGTCCTTGTGCACGTTTACCTAACTATGAGACATTTTGTGGTCAGGGACTAATGGTATGTCAACATTGTGATAGGCCAGAATCTGGGGTGAATCCACCAATTGTTAACGGGTCGGGTCCTTCACCACCACCATTGCCTCCACAGCCAACGCCAACGCCATCTCAAACGAGTGGAAGAAGCGGTCTATGGAGTAGGAGGAATGTGACATTTCTAGTGGTAGGTTGTGTTGGATCCTTAATGATGTTGAGTGTCCTTGTTATCTTGTTTTTCAAGTATTGCAAGATCAGAGGATGCAGAGTACACGACTCCGGCCGCCTTGATGAGGCGGGTTCACCGCCCCAGCAAGGCAGCCAGACGTCTCGAGTTCAAGATCAACAAGATACTCCTCAGCCACCAGCCTTGGAAAAAAGACTTAGTCAATTGATTAGTATAGGAAATGGGGGTCACCTAGAAGAATTTTCCTTGCAAGTATTACTTCAAGTGACGAATAATTTCTCCGACGAGCACAAAATAGGGAGTGGAAGTTTTGGATCTGTTTATCATGCTACATTAGAAGACGGGCGTGAAGTAGCCATAAAAAGAGCAGAAGCTTCAGCCTCATCTTCCTATGCTGGTGGCACAAAATATAGACAAGAGGACAAGGACAATGCATTCCTCAATGAGCTAGAGTTTTTGTCACGCCTCAATCACAAGAACCTTGTTAGGCTATTAGGTTATTGTGAAGATAACAATGAACGTGTCTTGATTTTCGAGTACATGAACAATGGCACTCTCCATGACCATCTCCACAGGCTTGAAAGCTCACCACTAATGTCATGGGCTGGTAGGATCAAGGTGGCATTGGACGCGGCACGTGGCATCGAGTACCTGCACGAGTACGCGGTGCCAGCTGTCATCCACCGTGACATCAAGTCGTCCAACATATTGCTGGATGCCACGTGGAACGCCAAGGTGTCCGACTTTGGATTGTCCCTAATGGGGCCTCAGGATGACGAAACACACCTTTCTATGCGCGCTGCTGGCACAGTCGGTTACATGGACCCCGAGTACTACAGATTGCAACAACTGACGACGAAAAGTGATGTGTATAGTTTCGGAGTAATGTTGCTAGAGTTGTTGTCAGGGTACAAGGCAATTCACAAGAATGAGAATAGGGTACCACGAAatgtggttgattttgttgtGCCATACATAGTACAAGATGAGATTCATAGAGTGTTGGATCGTAGAGTTCCACCACCAACACCTTTTGAAATTGAGTCTGTGGCATATGTAGGTTATCTTGCAGCAGATTGTACAACATTAGAAGGTAGAGATCGTCCAACAATGACTCAAGTTGTAAATATGCTAGAAAGAGCCTTGCAGGCATGTTTGGCTACTCCAATTCTTTCTCGGTCCAACACCGATGATTCGTCCACATAG